In Halorussus limi, a genomic segment contains:
- a CDS encoding anthranilate synthase component II: protein MSILVIDNYDSFVYNLVQYVGEFDPEVSVRRNDAVTVADVRELDPDGIVVSPGPGTPADAGVSIPLFERTDYPILGVCLGHQALCAAEGAAVGHATEVVHGKPSTVTHDGEGVFAGLPDPFEVGRYHSLAVERDELPDTLDVAARTVGEERGGDGRSVVMAVRHRERPHVGVQFHPESILTDAGRRLVANFCESCRS from the coding sequence ATGTCCATCCTCGTCATCGACAACTACGACTCGTTCGTCTACAACCTCGTCCAGTACGTCGGCGAGTTCGACCCCGAGGTCTCGGTCCGGCGCAACGACGCCGTCACGGTCGCGGACGTGCGCGAACTCGACCCCGACGGCATCGTCGTCTCGCCGGGTCCCGGCACGCCCGCCGACGCCGGCGTCTCGATTCCGCTGTTCGAGCGGACCGACTACCCGATTCTCGGCGTCTGTCTCGGCCATCAGGCGCTCTGCGCCGCCGAGGGCGCGGCGGTCGGCCACGCGACCGAAGTCGTCCACGGCAAGCCATCGACCGTGACCCACGACGGCGAAGGGGTCTTCGCGGGTCTGCCCGACCCCTTCGAGGTCGGGCGCTACCACTCGCTGGCGGTCGAGCGCGACGAACTCCCCGACACGCTCGACGTGGCGGCGCGGACGGTCGGCGAGGAGCGCGGCGGCGACGGCCGAAGCGTCGTCATGGCGGTCCGCCACCGCGAGCGCCCTCACGTCGGCGTCCAGTTCCACCCCGAGAGCATCCTGACCGACGCGGGCCGACGACTCGTCGCGAACTTCTGCGAGTCCTGTCGGTCGTAA
- the folP gene encoding dihydropteroate synthase, whose protein sequence is MQNVNAAGLGIGDDHPPRIMGVLNVSEESPYDPSVYDDPGEAAEYVDTELIAEGADIVDVGLESANKRFEVLSAEQELDRLDTAVEAIESVSGDAVFSIETRYAEVADAALARGFDMVNDICGFADPRMPDVCRDHDAAVVKMASPPDLERPGAIERVDDIYDALKREGLTDKTIVDPAFGGWSEAKTLEDDRETFRRLREFRGLGQPILVSINRKNFLRDLAGRSTEEALPVSLAATSMAVERGAHVVRTHDVAETLDAAKIGDVFARDRLRDADLGVEELDVTSAGEAARHLDRLGADADLADETETRVFELSRLSDAERQTLAAAAMDAGVTVAPGTAGVLLAGTPAALARLRSLVADESGGEAPSDRLVDALDAVSDPER, encoded by the coding sequence ATGCAGAACGTGAACGCCGCGGGCTTGGGCATCGGCGACGACCACCCGCCGCGGATAATGGGCGTCCTGAACGTCAGCGAGGAGTCGCCCTACGACCCGAGCGTCTACGACGACCCCGGCGAGGCCGCCGAGTACGTCGACACCGAACTAATCGCTGAGGGCGCGGACATCGTGGACGTGGGCCTCGAATCCGCCAACAAGCGGTTCGAGGTCCTCTCGGCCGAGCAGGAACTCGACCGCCTCGACACCGCGGTCGAGGCCATCGAGAGCGTGTCGGGCGACGCCGTCTTCTCCATCGAGACCCGGTACGCCGAGGTCGCAGACGCGGCGCTCGCGCGCGGGTTCGACATGGTCAACGACATCTGCGGGTTCGCCGACCCGCGGATGCCCGACGTGTGTCGCGACCACGACGCCGCGGTCGTGAAGATGGCGAGTCCACCCGACCTCGAACGCCCCGGCGCGATAGAGCGCGTGGACGACATCTACGACGCGCTGAAGCGCGAGGGCCTGACGGACAAGACTATCGTGGACCCCGCGTTCGGTGGCTGGTCGGAGGCCAAGACCCTCGAAGACGACCGCGAGACGTTCCGCCGACTCCGGGAGTTTCGCGGCCTCGGACAGCCGATTCTGGTCTCCATCAACCGGAAGAACTTCCTCCGGGACCTCGCGGGCCGAAGCACCGAGGAGGCCCTGCCGGTCTCGCTGGCCGCGACTTCGATGGCGGTCGAGCGCGGCGCGCACGTCGTCCGGACTCACGACGTGGCCGAGACCCTCGACGCCGCGAAAATAGGGGACGTCTTCGCGCGCGACCGACTCCGCGACGCGGACCTCGGCGTCGAGGAGTTGGACGTGACGAGCGCCGGAGAGGCCGCCCGCCACCTCGACCGCCTCGGGGCCGACGCCGACCTCGCCGACGAGACCGAGACGCGCGTGTTCGAGCTTTCTCGACTCTCGGACGCCGAGCGCCAAACTCTCGCCGCGGCCGCGATGGACGCCGGCGTCACCGTCGCGCCCGGAACCGCGGGCGTCCTGCTCGCGGGGACGCCCGCCGCGCTGGCCCGCCTCCGCTCGCTCGTGGCCGACGAATCCGGGGGAGAAGCGCCCTCCGACCGATTGGTCGACGCTCTCGATGCTGTCAGCGACCCGGAACGGTAA